The Georgenia faecalis genome includes a window with the following:
- a CDS encoding AAA family ATPase has product MTLPPATDGAPSVTAAPDARARLTQLRHEVAKAVVGQDAAVTGLVIGLLCRGHVLLEGVPGVAKTLLVRTLAASLELDTKRVQFTPDLMPGDVTGSLVYDARTAEFSFRAGPVFTNLLLADEINRTPPKTQASLLEAMEERQVTVDGEPLALPDPFMVVATQNPVEYEGTYPLPEAQLDRFLLKLVLPLPERADEIEVLARHGRGFDPRDLTAAGVRAAAGPADLAAARAQVARVQVAPEVLGYVVDLCRATRTSPSLSLGVSPRGATALLATSRAWAWLSGRGYVTPDDVKSLAHATLRHRVQLRAEAELEGVTAETVLDGVLRTVPVPR; this is encoded by the coding sequence GTGACCCTTCCCCCCGCCACCGACGGCGCCCCCTCGGTCACCGCGGCACCCGATGCCCGGGCGCGACTGACCCAGCTGCGCCACGAGGTCGCCAAGGCCGTCGTCGGTCAGGACGCCGCCGTCACGGGGCTCGTCATCGGCCTGCTGTGCCGCGGCCACGTCCTCCTCGAGGGCGTTCCGGGCGTCGCCAAGACGCTGCTCGTGCGAACCCTCGCGGCGAGCCTGGAGCTCGATACCAAGCGCGTCCAGTTCACCCCCGACCTCATGCCCGGCGACGTCACCGGCTCCCTCGTCTACGACGCACGGACGGCCGAGTTCTCGTTCCGGGCCGGGCCGGTCTTCACCAACCTCCTCCTCGCCGACGAGATCAACCGCACGCCCCCCAAGACGCAGGCCTCCCTCCTCGAGGCCATGGAGGAGCGGCAGGTCACCGTCGACGGCGAGCCGCTGGCCCTGCCGGACCCCTTCATGGTGGTCGCCACGCAGAACCCGGTGGAGTACGAGGGCACCTACCCGCTGCCGGAGGCCCAGCTCGACCGGTTCCTCCTCAAGCTCGTCCTCCCGCTGCCGGAGCGCGCCGACGAGATCGAGGTGCTCGCGCGCCACGGTCGCGGCTTCGACCCCCGCGACCTCACCGCCGCGGGGGTGCGGGCCGCCGCGGGCCCGGCCGACCTCGCGGCGGCGCGCGCGCAGGTGGCGCGGGTCCAGGTGGCCCCCGAGGTCCTCGGCTACGTCGTCGACCTCTGCCGCGCGACGCGCACGTCGCCGTCGCTGTCGCTGGGCGTCTCCCCGCGTGGCGCCACGGCGCTGCTGGCGACGTCGCGCGCCTGGGCGTGGCTGTCGGGGCGCGGCTACGTCACGCCCGACGACGTCAAGTCCCTCGCGCACGCCACGCTGCGCCACCGCGTGCAGCTGCGCGCCGAGGCCGAGCTCGAGGGCGTCACCGCCGAGACCGTGCTCGACGGCGTCCTGCGCACCGTCCCCGTCCCGCGCTGA
- a CDS encoding DUF4350 domain-containing protein produces MSTVAPPTAAGPTAAAPAAAAVGPPTAQPGGHARARRRRPWFPVVAVVVLLASIVLLVLARSTTSALDLSPDNPQPGGAMAAAEILSREGVHIRTVRTTDDAIALAGPGTTLLVTATNELTGDQLSALRGTQADLVLTDTAYAVGLDALTSAVEPDPAGSRDAVTAQCADPDAVAAGRISGSTGGLRALTDDVEVCFPAGDDAGAYAVWEQDGRTVRALADSSLLTNARLAEDGNAALVLRTLGHHDELVWYLPTPGDATGASAGGPQLLPPEAGVVGLQLLVLALALMAWRGRRLGRVVTEPLPVVVRSAETTRGRGRLYRRSRAHAHAAAALRAGCAHRLARSLGLPRSAAAGPLLEAAARATGRSEDELGALLYGPPPTDDAGLLALAHTLDTLESEVHRS; encoded by the coding sequence ATGAGCACCGTCGCGCCGCCCACCGCCGCCGGGCCCACCGCCGCCGCACCCGCCGCCGCCGCCGTCGGCCCGCCCACGGCGCAGCCCGGGGGCCACGCGCGTGCGCGACGTCGCCGGCCGTGGTTCCCCGTCGTCGCCGTGGTGGTCCTCCTGGCGAGCATCGTCCTGCTCGTGCTCGCGCGCTCCACCACCTCGGCGCTCGACCTCTCCCCCGACAACCCCCAGCCGGGCGGCGCGATGGCCGCGGCGGAGATCCTCAGCCGCGAGGGCGTGCACATCCGGACGGTGCGGACCACCGACGACGCCATCGCCCTCGCGGGGCCCGGGACCACCCTGCTCGTCACCGCGACCAACGAGCTCACCGGCGACCAGCTCTCCGCGCTGCGCGGGACGCAGGCCGACCTCGTCCTCACCGACACGGCCTACGCCGTCGGCCTGGACGCCCTCACCTCCGCCGTCGAGCCCGACCCCGCCGGGTCCCGTGACGCCGTCACGGCGCAGTGCGCGGACCCCGACGCCGTCGCCGCCGGGCGCATCTCCGGCAGCACCGGCGGCCTGCGCGCCCTCACGGACGATGTCGAGGTCTGCTTCCCCGCCGGCGACGACGCGGGGGCGTACGCCGTGTGGGAGCAGGACGGGCGCACGGTCCGGGCGCTGGCCGACTCCAGCCTCCTCACCAACGCGCGCCTCGCCGAGGACGGCAACGCCGCCCTCGTCCTGCGCACGCTCGGCCACCACGACGAGCTGGTCTGGTACCTGCCCACCCCGGGTGACGCCACCGGCGCCTCCGCGGGCGGACCGCAGCTGCTCCCGCCGGAGGCCGGGGTGGTCGGCCTGCAGCTCCTCGTGCTCGCCCTCGCCCTCATGGCGTGGCGGGGACGCCGGCTCGGCCGGGTGGTCACCGAGCCGCTGCCCGTCGTGGTCCGCTCGGCGGAGACCACCCGGGGGCGCGGACGGCTCTACCGCCGCTCCCGCGCCCACGCCCACGCCGCCGCCGCGCTGCGGGCGGGGTGCGCCCACCGCCTGGCCCGCAGCCTCGGCCTGCCCCGCTCCGCCGCCGCCGGCCCGCTGCTCGAGGCGGCCGCCCGGGCCACCGGCCGGTCCGAGGACGAGCTCGGGGCCCTCCTGTACGGACCGCCGCCCACCGACGACGCGGGCCTGCTGGCCCTCGCGCACACGCTCGACACCCTGGAAAGCGAGGTTCACCGATCGTGA
- a CDS encoding DUF4129 domain-containing protein: MPSLPLVVTPDADEARRWAEDELSRSVYSTEPGLVDRAWEWFVRQLERLLSLDASAPSSLVPLLLVVGVAVLLGVALYLSGPVRARRRATSASAVVFEDGSTSAQLTALADAAAAAGDWSRAVLMRFRAVVRALDERALLDDRPGLTAHEATTAAAVRLPDLAGDLDRAGRLFDAVCYGHATPGPADDAGLRALAEAVGRARSVPDPAPAWAGGR, encoded by the coding sequence GTGCCCTCCCTCCCCCTCGTGGTGACCCCGGACGCCGACGAGGCCCGCCGCTGGGCCGAGGACGAGCTCTCCCGGAGCGTCTACTCCACCGAGCCGGGGCTGGTGGACCGCGCCTGGGAGTGGTTCGTGCGCCAGCTCGAACGGCTCCTCAGCCTGGACGCCTCGGCGCCCTCCAGCCTCGTCCCCCTGCTGCTCGTCGTGGGCGTCGCGGTGCTCCTGGGGGTCGCGCTGTACCTCTCGGGTCCCGTGCGCGCCCGGCGTCGCGCCACCTCGGCCTCCGCCGTCGTCTTCGAGGACGGCAGCACGAGCGCTCAGCTCACCGCCCTCGCCGACGCGGCCGCGGCGGCGGGCGACTGGTCCCGGGCCGTCCTCATGCGGTTCCGGGCCGTGGTGCGCGCGCTGGACGAACGCGCGCTCCTCGACGACCGGCCGGGCCTCACCGCCCACGAGGCGACCACGGCGGCGGCCGTCCGGCTCCCCGACCTCGCCGGCGACCTCGACCGCGCCGGACGCCTCTTCGACGCCGTCTGCTACGGCCACGCCACCCCCGGTCCGGCGGACGACGCCGGGCTGCGGGCCCTCGCCGAGGCGGTCGGCCGCGCCCGGTCGGTGCCCGACCCCGCACCCGCGTGGGCGGGCGGGCGATGA
- a CDS encoding glycerophosphoryl diester phosphodiesterase membrane domain-containing protein, with product MSERPQERNDGPGGPPDPQYGQYGPPRPGAPAPDPQYGQYGAPAPDPQYGQYGAPATGYGQYGAPQDGGYFGPGFTQVPAAMQPGIIPLRPLTLGEIYDGAFRAIRTNPGVMFGLSAIVVALSTVIELVVVGAYLSDLESVLLSSSLSSSADLVDAFNPGMLAGALLASVVTGFATVVLTGLLILSVSESVIGRRAPIGEVWRRARGQVWRLLALTVLLWVGAMVLTFAGVFALAFLVAGLTTLAGDSVALAVIVTIVAFLALALLLAYLGVRTMLAPPAIMLERSHVFASIGRSWRLTRGHFWRLLGIMLLTLVLLGILQGILTVPFSIVGSLGGAGDVTWPLILSVVGQSVASAVAIPFVAAVLALLYIDVRMRTEALDVELARAAQGS from the coding sequence ATGAGCGAGCGGCCGCAGGAGCGGAACGACGGGCCAGGTGGCCCGCCGGACCCGCAGTACGGCCAGTACGGCCCCCCGCGGCCCGGGGCGCCCGCCCCAGACCCCCAGTACGGCCAGTACGGGGCCCCCGCCCCGGATCCGCAGTACGGCCAGTACGGGGCGCCCGCGACCGGCTACGGCCAGTACGGGGCCCCGCAGGACGGCGGTTACTTCGGTCCGGGGTTCACGCAGGTGCCCGCGGCCATGCAGCCCGGGATCATCCCGCTGCGCCCGCTCACGCTCGGCGAGATCTACGACGGAGCCTTCCGGGCGATCCGGACCAACCCCGGGGTGATGTTCGGACTCTCCGCCATCGTCGTCGCCCTCAGCACGGTCATCGAGCTCGTCGTCGTGGGCGCCTACCTCTCCGACCTCGAGTCCGTCCTGCTCTCCAGCTCGCTGTCCAGCTCCGCGGACCTCGTCGACGCGTTCAACCCCGGCATGCTCGCCGGTGCGCTGCTCGCCTCGGTCGTCACCGGCTTCGCGACCGTCGTCCTCACCGGCCTGCTCATCCTCTCGGTGAGCGAGTCGGTCATCGGGCGCCGCGCCCCCATCGGCGAGGTCTGGCGACGCGCCCGCGGGCAGGTGTGGCGCCTGCTCGCCCTCACCGTGCTCCTGTGGGTCGGCGCCATGGTCCTCACCTTTGCCGGCGTCTTCGCCCTCGCCTTCCTCGTCGCCGGCCTCACCACCCTCGCCGGTGACTCCGTCGCGCTCGCCGTCATCGTGACGATCGTGGCCTTCCTCGCCCTGGCCCTGCTCCTCGCGTACCTCGGGGTGCGCACGATGCTGGCGCCGCCGGCGATCATGCTCGAGCGCTCGCACGTCTTCGCGAGCATCGGGCGGTCGTGGCGCCTCACCCGCGGCCACTTCTGGCGGCTCCTCGGGATCATGCTGCTCACCCTCGTCCTCCTCGGGATCCTCCAGGGCATCCTCACGGTGCCGTTCTCCATCGTCGGCTCTCTCGGCGGTGCCGGAGACGTCACGTGGCCGCTCATCCTCAGCGTCGTCGGGCAGTCGGTGGCGTCCGCGGTCGCGATCCCGTTCGTGGCCGCGGTCCTCGCCCTGCTCTACATCGACGTGCGGATGCGGACGGAGGCGCTCGACGTCGAGCTGGCGCGGGCCGCCCAGGGGTCCTGA
- the mtrA gene encoding MtrAB system response regulator MtrA, whose product MTARILVVDDDTALAEMIGIVLAADGFEAAFCADGAQALDAVRAEQPDLVLLDLMLPGLDGVEVCRLIRAESDVPVVMLTAKSDTTDVVTGLEAGADDYISKPFKPKELVARVKTRLRRREVVDAERLEIGDLVIDVAGHRVLRGDQAIGLTPLEFDLLVALARKPWQVFSREVLLEQVWGYRHAADTRLVNVHVQRLRAKIEKDPERPEVVVTVRGVGYRAGAPQR is encoded by the coding sequence ATGACTGCCCGCATCCTCGTCGTGGACGACGACACCGCGCTCGCCGAGATGATCGGGATCGTGCTCGCCGCCGACGGGTTCGAAGCCGCCTTCTGCGCGGACGGCGCCCAGGCGCTCGACGCCGTCCGGGCGGAGCAGCCCGACCTCGTGCTCCTCGACCTCATGCTCCCCGGCCTCGACGGCGTCGAGGTCTGCCGGCTCATCCGGGCAGAGTCTGACGTCCCCGTCGTCATGCTCACGGCGAAGTCCGACACGACCGACGTCGTCACCGGCCTGGAGGCGGGCGCCGACGACTACATCTCCAAGCCGTTCAAGCCCAAGGAGCTCGTCGCCCGCGTGAAGACCCGGCTGCGGCGCCGGGAGGTCGTCGACGCCGAGCGCCTGGAGATCGGTGACCTCGTCATCGATGTCGCCGGCCACCGCGTCCTGCGCGGCGACCAGGCGATCGGTCTCACCCCGCTCGAGTTCGACCTGCTCGTGGCGCTCGCCCGCAAGCCGTGGCAGGTGTTCAGCCGGGAGGTCCTCCTCGAGCAGGTCTGGGGCTACCGGCACGCCGCCGACACGCGTCTGGTCAACGTCCACGTGCAGCGGCTGCGGGCCAAGATCGAGAAGGACCCCGAGCGGCCCGAGGTGGTCGTCACCGTTCGCGGTGTCGGTTACCGCGCGGGGGCGCCGCAGCGGTGA
- the mtrB gene encoding MtrAB system histidine kinase MtrB, with amino-acid sequence MAPTDRARALAQRAATRWRSSLRLRVGAMTGLVGLGALAVLALFVTMTIRDGLFEERRDQVLADAAARAASAQQRFDAATANTGPQVQALANDLIVSMQGSGSGTVGMMLLRSPQEQSQVLINDSVTDTRLLDPAVLTDVLREAVVTDGGQHWQSVPLLESMGDAPGIIVGSPVTLPVVGTYELYSVYSLGPEEETLLLVMRVLAVGAGVLVVLLGAMTWFITRRVLLPVREAAQTAERLADGRLDERIEVRGEDELATLGRSFNGMAESLHDQIEQLAELSRLQQRFVSDVSHELRTPLTTIRMAAEVLNAAREDFSPASRRSAELLYAQLDRFESMLTDLLEISRFDAGAAVLDVEERDLVSVVEHVVEMAAPLTERSGSTVTVTGPGRPCTADIDPRRVERILRNLLVNAVEHGEGRPIDITVGVDEQAVAVLVRDHGVGMSLEDTERVFDRFWRADPARARTSGGTGLGLAISLEDARLHGGWLEAWGQPGLGAAFRLTLPRNAGVSLTGSPAELPSSEVLLVGAPELGDLERLGR; translated from the coding sequence GTGGCACCGACCGACCGCGCGCGCGCCCTCGCGCAGCGCGCCGCGACCCGCTGGCGCTCCTCGCTGCGGCTGCGGGTGGGAGCGATGACGGGCCTCGTCGGCCTGGGCGCCCTCGCCGTCCTCGCCCTGTTCGTCACGATGACCATCCGCGACGGCCTCTTCGAGGAACGGCGCGACCAGGTCCTGGCCGACGCCGCGGCCCGCGCGGCGAGCGCCCAGCAGCGCTTCGACGCGGCGACGGCGAACACCGGGCCGCAGGTCCAGGCCCTCGCCAACGACCTCATCGTCTCCATGCAGGGCTCGGGATCGGGCACCGTCGGGATGATGCTGCTGCGCTCGCCGCAGGAGCAGTCGCAGGTGCTCATCAACGACTCGGTGACGGACACCCGGCTCCTCGACCCCGCCGTCCTCACCGACGTGCTGCGGGAGGCCGTCGTCACCGACGGCGGCCAGCACTGGCAGTCCGTCCCTCTGCTCGAGTCCATGGGGGACGCCCCCGGGATCATTGTCGGGTCACCGGTCACGCTGCCCGTCGTCGGCACGTACGAGCTCTACAGCGTGTACTCCCTGGGGCCGGAGGAGGAGACGCTCCTGCTGGTCATGCGGGTCCTCGCGGTCGGGGCCGGCGTGCTCGTCGTCCTCCTCGGGGCGATGACGTGGTTCATCACCCGCCGCGTGCTGCTCCCCGTGCGGGAGGCGGCGCAGACCGCCGAGCGCCTCGCCGACGGCCGGCTCGACGAGCGCATCGAGGTGCGCGGCGAGGACGAGCTCGCCACGCTCGGCCGCTCGTTCAACGGGATGGCGGAGAGCCTGCACGACCAGATCGAGCAGCTCGCCGAGCTCTCCCGCCTCCAGCAGCGCTTCGTCTCCGACGTCTCGCACGAGCTGCGGACCCCGCTGACGACCATCCGGATGGCCGCCGAGGTCCTCAACGCGGCCCGCGAGGACTTCTCCCCGGCGTCGCGGCGCTCCGCCGAGCTCCTCTACGCCCAGCTCGACCGCTTCGAGTCGATGCTCACCGACCTCCTCGAGATCAGCCGGTTCGACGCGGGCGCGGCCGTCCTCGACGTCGAGGAGCGCGACCTCGTCTCCGTCGTCGAGCACGTCGTCGAGATGGCGGCTCCGCTCACCGAGCGCAGCGGGTCGACGGTGACCGTCACCGGTCCCGGTCGCCCCTGCACCGCGGACATCGACCCGCGCCGGGTCGAGCGGATCCTGCGCAACCTCCTCGTCAACGCCGTCGAGCACGGCGAGGGACGGCCCATCGACATCACCGTGGGGGTCGACGAGCAGGCGGTGGCCGTCCTCGTGCGCGACCACGGGGTGGGGATGAGCCTGGAGGACACCGAGCGCGTCTTCGACCGCTTCTGGCGCGCCGACCCCGCGCGCGCCCGGACCAGCGGCGGGACCGGCCTCGGACTGGCCATCTCGTTGGAGGATGCGCGCCTGCACGGCGGGTGGCTGGAGGCGTGGGGGCAGCCCGGGCTGGGCGCCGCGTTCCGGCTGACCCTGCCCCGCAACGCCGGGGTGAGCCTCACCGGGTCCCCGGCCGAGCTGCCCTCGTCCGAGGTCCTCCTCGTGGGCGCGCCCGAGCTCGGCGACCTGGAGAGGCTGGGCCGATGA
- a CDS encoding LpqB family beta-propeller domain-containing protein — MTRRGRLAAVLTLVALLLTGCASLPRSGPVVAGDPDLPDSDGVALVAYGPAPDAEPQAIVQGFLRAVAAGAGDEFTMAREFLAGPVSHTWNPRAQVWVHAARDEIAISQAADGTVRASATAVASIDAEGRYTEAAPDTTVDLDFSLVRGADGQWRIVDLEDGILISPADFDAQYAQLPVYFLTADREALVPETRWFSEQHAATAVVRGLLEGPSPWLAAGVTSAIPVGTRLTVDSVSVLEGIAEVDLSPEVLAAEPEQRGLVMAQLEASLRSVSSVQAVRVTVAGSPFELEEPVPVLVRNPYVTANPVVVSADELLRFNGLDVVPVSGALPMPDARLRAPALPYENAEGPMVVLDGTDRLVTVATTEAAPVVLVESPDLVAPTVDRHGWVWTSPRSSDGALVAARENGATVPVEASWLAGSDILSLRVSREGARAVIVRESEGASHVEIAAVVRDRDGTPRALGDPVRLGEVLTSASAVTWVDEETVAVLGTSGTDEAPSVHLLTVGGPTTDLPAVERATTVTAGTGDRTLLLGTSDGQLFERNGLGWSLAVTAVADPAYPG, encoded by the coding sequence ATGACCCGCCGCGGCCGCCTCGCCGCGGTGCTCACCCTCGTCGCGCTGCTCCTCACCGGGTGCGCCAGCCTGCCGCGCTCCGGCCCGGTCGTCGCCGGCGACCCCGACCTGCCGGACTCCGACGGCGTCGCGCTCGTCGCCTACGGCCCGGCGCCCGACGCGGAGCCCCAGGCCATCGTCCAGGGCTTCCTGCGGGCGGTTGCCGCGGGCGCCGGCGACGAGTTCACCATGGCGCGCGAGTTTCTCGCCGGCCCCGTCTCGCACACCTGGAACCCCCGGGCTCAGGTGTGGGTCCACGCCGCGCGCGACGAGATCGCGATCTCCCAGGCGGCCGACGGGACCGTCCGCGCCAGCGCGACCGCCGTGGCGAGCATCGACGCCGAGGGCCGCTACACCGAGGCCGCCCCGGACACCACCGTCGACCTCGACTTCAGCCTCGTCCGGGGGGCCGACGGCCAGTGGCGCATCGTCGACCTCGAGGACGGCATCCTCATCTCCCCGGCGGACTTCGACGCCCAGTACGCCCAGCTCCCGGTGTACTTCCTCACCGCGGACCGCGAGGCGCTCGTGCCCGAGACCCGTTGGTTCTCCGAGCAGCACGCCGCCACCGCGGTCGTGCGCGGGCTGCTCGAGGGTCCCTCGCCGTGGCTCGCCGCCGGCGTGACGAGTGCGATCCCGGTGGGCACCCGGCTCACGGTGGACTCGGTGAGCGTCCTCGAGGGCATCGCGGAGGTGGACCTCTCCCCGGAGGTGCTGGCCGCCGAGCCCGAGCAGCGGGGGCTCGTCATGGCCCAGCTCGAGGCGTCGCTGCGGTCCGTGAGCTCCGTCCAGGCCGTCCGGGTGACGGTGGCCGGCTCGCCGTTCGAGCTCGAGGAGCCGGTGCCCGTCCTCGTGCGCAACCCCTACGTCACCGCCAACCCCGTCGTCGTCTCTGCCGACGAGCTGCTCCGGTTCAACGGCCTGGACGTCGTCCCCGTGTCCGGCGCGCTGCCCATGCCGGACGCCAGGCTGCGCGCGCCCGCGCTCCCGTACGAGAACGCCGAGGGGCCCATGGTCGTCCTCGACGGGACCGACCGGCTCGTCACGGTCGCCACGACCGAGGCGGCCCCCGTCGTCCTCGTCGAGAGCCCCGACCTCGTCGCCCCCACCGTCGACCGGCACGGGTGGGTGTGGACGAGCCCGCGGAGCAGCGACGGCGCGCTCGTCGCCGCCCGCGAGAACGGCGCCACGGTCCCCGTCGAGGCCAGCTGGCTCGCCGGCAGCGACATCCTCTCGCTGCGGGTCTCGCGCGAGGGCGCCCGCGCCGTCATCGTCCGCGAGAGCGAGGGCGCCTCCCACGTGGAGATCGCCGCCGTCGTCCGGGACCGGGACGGCACGCCCCGCGCCCTGGGCGACCCGGTGCGGCTGGGGGAGGTCCTCACCAGCGCGAGCGCCGTCACCTGGGTCGACGAGGAGACCGTCGCCGTGCTGGGGACGAGCGGGACCGACGAGGCGCCGTCGGTCCACCTGCTCACCGTCGGGGGACCGACGACGGACCTGCCCGCCGTGGAGCGGGCGACGACGGTCACCGCCGGGACCGGCGACCGCACCCTCCTGCTCGGCACCTCCGATGGTCAGCTCTTCGAGCGCAACGGCCTCGGCTGGAGCCTCGCGGTCACCGCCGTGGCCGATCCCGCCTACCCCGGCTGA
- a CDS encoding ComF family protein yields MVRDGPLLGALREALGLVLPVECAGCGAWDVAVCAACAELLAGPPVRCDAQAPLLADAGPATWAVAAYAGPVREVVLAWKSAGRADVAPVVLAAGERAGASWATALALAGVRDVVVLPAPSGRARRWRRQLVVADLADAVGRGLAGSLPRRGRRRRVLVVDALRRTGGRSHQAGLGTRRRADNRRGTVRLVAHLPVGADVVLVDDVVTTGATLAECARVLAAAGHPVRGALVLAATGPSGRTTAGWPGGPSGGRDGT; encoded by the coding sequence ATGGTCCGCGACGGTCCCCTCCTCGGCGCCCTCCGTGAGGCCCTGGGTCTCGTGCTGCCCGTCGAGTGCGCGGGGTGCGGGGCCTGGGACGTCGCCGTGTGCGCCGCCTGCGCCGAGCTCCTCGCCGGGCCACCGGTGCGGTGCGACGCCCAGGCGCCGCTCCTCGCCGACGCCGGGCCGGCGACGTGGGCCGTCGCCGCCTACGCCGGGCCGGTGCGCGAGGTGGTCCTGGCGTGGAAGAGCGCGGGACGGGCCGACGTCGCCCCGGTGGTCCTGGCGGCGGGGGAGCGGGCCGGGGCGTCGTGGGCCACGGCGCTGGCCCTCGCCGGGGTCCGCGACGTCGTGGTGCTGCCCGCCCCGTCGGGCCGCGCGCGGCGGTGGCGCCGGCAGCTCGTCGTCGCGGACCTCGCCGACGCCGTCGGGCGTGGGCTGGCCGGCTCCCTCCCACGGCGGGGGCGGCGCCGGCGGGTCCTCGTCGTCGATGCCCTCCGGCGCACGGGCGGGCGGTCCCACCAGGCGGGGCTCGGTACCCGCCGTCGGGCGGACAACCGGCGCGGTACCGTCCGCCTCGTCGCCCACCTGCCCGTGGGGGCCGACGTCGTGCTCGTCGACGACGTCGTGACGACGGGCGCGACGCTCGCCGAGTGCGCCCGGGTGCTGGCCGCCGCCGGGCACCCGGTGCGCGGCGCCCTCGTCCTTGCCGCCACAGGTCCGAGCGGCCGGACGACGGCGGGGTGGCCGGGGGGCCCGTCCGGGGGGCGGGACGGTACCTGA
- the hpf gene encoding ribosome hibernation-promoting factor, HPF/YfiA family, producing MDIAVVGRNTEVPERFRQHLEEKLSKVEQFAPRAQRVEVELTHERNPRLADRSERVELTVLDRGPTVRAEASAGDRYAALDLATAKLLERLRRVRDRRKDHHGRRDTTPVDVPAPEPVVEEEAPELPTVPVAPTEPGVAVEAQLGDSPVVVRQKLHEATPMTVDQALYQMELVGHPFYLFIDEDTGQPCAVYHRHGWTYGVIRLNTVVAPAPAGES from the coding sequence ATGGACATCGCCGTCGTCGGCCGTAACACCGAGGTCCCGGAACGGTTCCGCCAGCACCTGGAGGAGAAGCTCTCGAAGGTGGAGCAGTTCGCCCCACGTGCTCAGCGCGTCGAGGTGGAGCTCACCCACGAGCGCAACCCTCGTCTCGCGGATCGTTCCGAGCGGGTCGAGCTGACCGTGCTCGACCGAGGCCCCACGGTGCGTGCCGAAGCCAGCGCGGGGGACCGCTACGCGGCCCTGGACCTCGCGACGGCGAAGCTGCTCGAGCGCCTGCGCCGCGTGCGGGACCGCCGCAAGGACCACCACGGCCGGCGCGACACGACGCCGGTCGACGTCCCGGCGCCCGAGCCGGTCGTCGAGGAGGAGGCCCCGGAGCTGCCCACGGTGCCCGTCGCTCCCACGGAGCCCGGTGTCGCCGTCGAGGCCCAGCTCGGTGACTCCCCGGTCGTCGTCCGCCAGAAGCTGCACGAGGCGACCCCGATGACGGTCGACCAGGCGCTCTACCAGATGGAGCTCGTCGGCCACCCGTTCTACCTCTTCATCGACGAGGACACCGGCCAGCCCTGCGCCGTGTACCACCGCCACGGCTGGACCTACGGCGTCATCCGGCTCAACACGGTCGTCGCCCCGGCGCCGGCGGGCGAGTCCTGA
- a CDS encoding winged helix-turn-helix domain-containing protein has translation MRTLTLAQARRVAVAAQGLDRARPEPWSATSAHVARTVRRLGLLQIDSVNVLARAHQLPLFSRLGPYDPTLLDRAAGRPPRRVVEAWAHEACFVPVETYRLLRVGRRRVGRVQLDAEHPGLVEEVRDVIARSGPVTTREVEQLLDDRYAVRGEGWGWRWSAVKRALEYLFAVGETTAAHRTPQFERAYDLTSRVLPATVRALAVPPAAEATRELVRIAARAHGVASVRCLADYFRLPQAPTREAVAELAAAGELEPVRVAGWDRPAWLAAGARIPRRTQARALLAPFDPLVFERDRLLALFGMHYRIGIYTPAAQRVHGYYVLPFLLGEHLVARVDLKADREAGALRVRTAFAEAPYNDGAARWPDAGTVLVELAAELRTMADWLRLDDVVVEADARGDLAPALAAVLG, from the coding sequence GTGCGCACCCTGACCCTGGCCCAGGCCCGCCGCGTCGCCGTCGCCGCGCAGGGGCTGGACCGCGCGCGGCCGGAGCCGTGGAGCGCGACGTCCGCGCACGTGGCCCGGACCGTCCGGAGGCTCGGCCTCCTCCAGATTGACTCGGTCAACGTCCTCGCGCGTGCGCACCAGCTGCCGTTGTTCTCGCGCCTGGGCCCGTACGACCCCACGCTGCTCGACCGGGCCGCGGGTCGTCCGCCCCGACGGGTCGTGGAGGCATGGGCGCACGAGGCGTGCTTCGTCCCCGTCGAGACCTACCGGCTCCTGCGGGTGGGGCGTCGCCGCGTCGGCCGCGTCCAGCTCGACGCCGAGCACCCCGGGCTCGTGGAGGAGGTGCGCGACGTCATCGCCCGGTCGGGACCCGTCACCACCCGGGAGGTCGAGCAGCTGCTCGACGACCGCTACGCCGTCCGTGGCGAGGGCTGGGGCTGGCGCTGGAGCGCGGTCAAGCGGGCCCTGGAGTACCTGTTCGCCGTCGGCGAGACCACCGCCGCCCACCGCACGCCCCAGTTCGAGCGCGCCTACGACCTCACGTCCCGGGTGCTGCCGGCGACCGTCCGGGCGCTCGCGGTGCCGCCCGCGGCGGAGGCCACCCGCGAGCTCGTGCGCATCGCTGCCCGCGCCCACGGCGTGGCGAGCGTGCGCTGCCTCGCCGACTACTTCCGCCTGCCCCAGGCGCCCACGCGCGAGGCGGTCGCCGAGCTGGCCGCCGCCGGTGAGCTGGAGCCGGTGCGGGTGGCGGGCTGGGACCGTCCCGCCTGGCTCGCGGCGGGGGCCCGGATACCCCGCCGCACGCAGGCCCGCGCGCTGCTGGCGCCCTTCGACCCGCTGGTCTTCGAACGGGACCGGCTGCTCGCCCTCTTCGGCATGCACTACCGGATCGGCATCTACACGCCGGCGGCGCAGCGCGTCCACGGCTACTACGTCCTGCCGTTCCTCCTCGGCGAGCACCTCGTCGCGCGGGTCGACCTCAAGGCCGACCGCGAGGCCGGGGCGCTTCGCGTGCGGACCGCGTTCGCCGAGGCGCCGTACAACGACGGCGCGGCGCGCTGGCCGGATGCCGGCACCGTGCTCGTCGAGCTCGCCGCCGAGCTGCGCACCATGGCGGACTGGCTCCGCCTCGACGACGTCGTCGTCGAGGCCGACGCGCGCGGTGACCTGGCGCCGGCGCTGGCGGCCGTCCTGGGCTGA